The following are encoded in a window of Merismopedia glauca CCAP 1448/3 genomic DNA:
- a CDS encoding type II toxin-antitoxin system RelE family toxin, whose translation MYEVLLHPDAQMVYANADKALAKKISRCLEQLEQNPQMHPNIKALKGDFAGYYRYRIGDYRVIYSIEHTLVQVFVVAIAHRSEAYEP comes from the coding sequence ATGTATGAAGTTCTTCTTCACCCTGATGCTCAAATGGTTTATGCCAATGCTGACAAAGCTTTAGCCAAGAAGATTTCCCGATGTTTGGAGCAGCTAGAACAAAATCCTCAGATGCACCCGAATATTAAAGCCTTGAAAGGAGATTTTGCAGGTTACTATCGTTATCGAATAGGAGACTATAGGGTTATTTATTCGATAGAGCATACACTAGTGCAGGTATTTGTAGTGGCGATCGCCCATCGTAGCGAAGCATACGAGCCATGA